AGAAGATTGCAGTTATAGctataaataaaatctgaaattcaGAATAAAAGTCAACTCCAGAGGAATCAGACAGTAGCTGACATCGTGAGATCAGCCATAGAGTACATAGAGAGGGTAAAGATTTGAAGATGGAGGATTAGAAAACACTGACATTTAAAAGGATACAAATCagtaatggaatataatctgtaaaactactgaatcactatgctgtacatctgaaactaatataatattataaatcaactgtacttcaattttttaaaaagcatccaaattgaaaaagaagtaaaattgtatccatttgcagatgacatggtattatatatgtagaaaaccctaaagactccacacacacaaaaaaaaccctgctagaactaataaacaaattcagtaaatttgcaggactCAAAAGCAGTATACAAAAAAGCAGTTGTGTTTCtatgaactatcagaaaaataaattaagaaaacaatcccatttacaaataccatcaaaaagaataaatacttaagaataaatttcaacaaggaggtgaaaaatctgtGCACTGAAGATTATAAgacattgctgaaagaaactgaagaaggcacaaataaatggaaatatattccatattcatggactggaagaataagttctggagatctaatgtacaacatggtgattatagttattaatactgtattatatacttgaagtTGCTAACAGGGTAGATTTTAaattgttctcaccacaaaaaagaagtggtaattatgtgatgtgatgcaGGTGTTAGCTAATGGTATGGTGGTAATCATTCTGCAATATATGAGTGTATCAAATCAAAacactgtataccttaaacatacagaatgttctatgtcaattatatctcaataaagctggaaaaaaataaataaaaggaggatCCTTTTCTGTCATCCCTTCCTGAACTCCTATTACACTTATAGTTGAACCTGAACAGTTTTACTGTCTCTAATATTTTCAGATATACTAATTTTTGTGTTCCCAGATTTCAGCCCTGATTACTGGGATTGGATCTCATATTTATTTTACAGTCGTCACCTCCCCAATGTGCCCAACACACATTTAGCAGTCAGTGAATAATTTAGGAGTGATTTTAGGAACCtctaaagaaggaaataacagTTTCTCTTGGCAACTCAACAACAGACCTAGAAATCCCTGAGTTATCCAACTactctcccctttccctccaaCTCCGAAGTTAAAATAATCTCTGCTTTCTTCTTCCTAACCCATTGGACTGACTTAGCTCTCGTTATTCCCCTGTGCAGGTAGTCAGACTGAGGATTAGGGCTAGGTGGGATGAAGCAGAACTAGGCAAGACTGAACAACTATATGCCTTAACTTCATCCTTACTTGCTCAAATTTAGCCAGCCCCGCTTCCAACCTGACTGTATCTACTCCTATGATTACCAGTCACTGCCTATATACTTCAGCTGTCAGGAAAGCCTTATTTACAGAAATTCAGCCTAACATTCCAATGTCTCCATTTAGAAATGGCCATGGTATATGGATTATAGACTAGGTTTCAAATTCTatttctgtcacttactagctgagtgactGTATATTAATTCCTAGGGatgctataataaaataccataaacttggaggtttaaaacaacagaaattcattatctcacagttctggaggctagaagtctaaaatcagaATGTCAGCAGGCCCATGCTCCCTTTGAAGTCTGTAGGGGAATCATTCCTTGCCTCTGCCTAGCTTCTGGTGCTCTAACTAGTCTACCTGCTAAACTGTCTTCCGTACATGTGGATATGCCTgcctccaccacacacacacacacacacacacacacacacacacacacacaccgtgtCATCCTGCTGCCTCCTCTACCACTGTCAGAACTAACATGCTGCTCCAATCTCTTTTCTCTCGGCAGATATTCAGATAAACACAGGACAGAATGCATCAGATCATCCCAATGCACTGAGCCTTGCCCAAGCCCTCAGTGCTGTGACTCAAGTCCATTCCCTTagtattaaatatattacaaGGTAATATTTAAACTTGACTGAGCtcactaccatttttttttcctttgaagaatATACTGAAAGCAACGGCCTTCCCTCCAGATGGAAAATAATTCAGTGGGCAGCACCACTGTGTCCAGCCTCTTTTTCACACCCTCATTTCTCACTCATTCCTCTAATTCACTGAAGCTCAAGGCTAAAGGGACGAAGCATTGTTTCCTCTAGACAGGCAAGTGTATAGTTCAGctcactttctgtttctgtgttaaAACAAGATCAAGGGTTACTGGAGTCAAGGATTTTCTGTTCATGTGCAGCAACAGCACCTTCCAGTTTTTAATAAATCTAAAacaatcttgttttcttttctataattAGGATGTAAGCCAGTCCCTGTCAGGCTGACTCATTCAGCTCCCCATGCACTGTGACTAGAGTGTCACTGTTCCAGAATTGCGGTACGGAGTGCCTTTGTCTGGGTCTGTGGCATAAATAGAACAAAGGAAAAGATTTTCCTGAGAGAAAACCTTGAAAGCCAAGAAATGATAACCTTTTCTCACACTgagggctgggggtaggggtgaGGGAATAGTAAAACAAACCCATGTCCTTCCTCTGGCTTTCCTGTCTTCAAAGGGAGTCAGGACCCACATGAGTTCCTTCCCAGGCACTGGCTGACAATGTTAAAATTGCCCAGCAAATTCCCCATACCATAAGACAGTTAGCCAGGTTGTTAGTTTACTTCTCTAGAAGACAAATATCCTAACCTAGTACCTCTTTCCTCCAGTATTCATGTACAAGGAAACTTGTAAAGAGTTTAGAGAACTTAAAGAGCCATTTGCCTATCCTCTAGGATTACTCCTCACTTGACAAGAGGCAGCCTTGGAAAGAGAAGCATCTTTCTAACTGTCAGGAAGTAGGGCACACAGGAAATAGTCACTCTCCCCTATGTATTAAGTGGGTGCTGcactttcctcctttctcctctgaAGCCTTCCCTAATGAAGCTTAAATGCTCTTGTCACTTAACTATTGGCATCTCTTAGCTAATAAGTGACATAGTCATATAGTCACCTCTATTAGTTTGTACTTAAGTCTCTATTCTGCTTCCTCTGTGAGTACTTTGCTTTCCTGTTGCAGGTCTTAGTACCCTCAGTCTTGTAGCATAGCTCAGGGTATATAAGCCTGTATCTCTCACTATACTGTAAATCCTTTAACATAAGGGATCCTGTGCACCACTCAGCCCCCTGCCAAGGCCTTGCATTCTTGCTcaaaaatgcttgttgaatgaaaaattaaCAGGTGCTTTTATaggcctttttcatttatatgtccATAAATTCTCGATTGACACTGCAATTTCTTTAGAAACACCTATTCCCAGTATGCCACTCTCTTCTTCCCATCTACCAACACacccataaacacacacacacacacacacactcacactttgTAGTTTAAGCAAAACTAGCAaccaattaataaatatttcacgAGCTATACCCAGTAAGACCACAGCCCTGTTGCTCCTCGatgtgtattgggttggccagaaagttcactcggttttaagtaaaaataaaagacacctttttcattttcaccaagaactttggGTATTCAttaaccaaaggaactttttagccaacccaatattatcTTTCTGATCTATGTGCATATATGCATTTAAAGAATGAGGAaagcaagaacaacaacaacaaaaatcaagcaGCCAAGAAGACAAAACCTACTATCTTATTCCTGGGATTCCAGGAAGCGATCTTAATATTAccatcatataaaaataaatgagtacaaATAAATACTCTAATCAGGTCCTTAATTAAATCCAGCCTGCatagatattctttaaaaaaatatttattgaatgcctactatgaaCCCCACAGTATTCTAGGAGCTGGGGATAAAGACCTTGTACCaagtcctttccctgggatctgacctgtgaagcccgagcctcagctcccagccccaaccctccctgggggggggggtgagcagacaagcctctcaggttaTCCTGTCATACCAAAGTACTACTCTGTGCCAGCTGATTTtgtagaatatgaaaaaagaaacccTGGTAGTCAGAAGCGATTTCCTAGCAACTGTGCCCGTGATGGAAAACTGTTTCTTTGGGGACAAGCCCTTTATGTCATCGTAAAGCTCCTGGCTGATGAATTAATTAGTCCTAAAGACATTGATCCTGTTCAGCGTTATGTCCCACTACAGAACCAACTTAATGTGAGCATGAGGCTTTCCAATCAGGGCCCACTGGAAAATGATTTGGTTGTTTATGCAGCACTCATAGCAGAAGGCCAACGCCTTCAAGTTTTCCTCAACACATATGGTATTCAGACTCAAACTCCTCAACAGGTAGAACCCATTTAGATCTGGGCCCAGCAGGAGCTTGTGAAAGCTTATTTCCATCTGGGGATCAATGAAAAATTAGGACTCTGTGGAAGGCCAGATAGGCCCATTGGCTGCCTTGGTACATCAAAGATTTATTGCATTCTAGGAAAGACTGTGGTTTGTTACCCTATCATCTTTGACTTAAGTGATTTCTACATGTCTCAAGATGTTTTACTGCTGATAGATGACATAAAGAATGCACTACAGTTTATTAAGCAATACTGGAAAATGCATGGCCATCCACTTTTCCTTGTTCTCATCCGGGAAGACAATATAAGAGGTAGCCGATTCAATCCCATATTAGATATTCTGGCAGCTTTTAAGAAAGGAGTGGTTGGAGGAGTCAAAGTTCACATAGATTGTCTACAGACACTAATATCTGGAGCTGTGGTAGAACAACTTTTCTTACGAATCAGTGACACAGAAGAGCTTCCAGAATTTAAGAGTTTTGAGGAACTAGAAGTTCCCAAACATTCAAAAGTCAAATGACAAAGCAGCACCTCCAATGCTCCTGAACAAGAACAGCAGCCAGATGTCACCATtactgaatggaaaaacaaacccaCCCATGAAATTCTTCAAAAACTGAATGGCTGTAGTTGTCTGGCTAGCCAAGCCATCCTGCTGGGTATACTGCTCAAAAGAGAAGGGCCCAACTTCATCACAAAGGAAGGTACCGTTTCTGATCACATTGAGAGAGTCTATAGAAGAGCTGGCAGCAAAAAACGTTGGTCAGTGGTGCACCATACAGCAAGTCTTTTAAGTAAACTAGTGGACAGCCTGGCCCCATCCATtactaatgtttttttttttttcttttttttgcggtacgcgggactctcactgctgtggcctctcccgctgcggagcacaggctccggatgcgcaggctcagcggccatggctcaagggcccagccgctccgcggcatgtgggatcttcccggaccggggcacgagcccgtgtcccctgcatcggcaggcggactctcaaccactgtgccaccagggaagcccttttactAATGTTTTAGTGCAGGGTAAACAGGTAACTCTGGGTGCCTTTGGACATGAAGAAGAGGTTATCTCTAATCCTTTGTCTCCAAGAGTGATTAAGAACATCATCCATTACAAGTGTAATACCCATGATGAGAGGGAGGCAGTCATTCAGCAAGAACTGATCATTCATATTGGCTGGATCATCTCCAATAACCCGGAGTTATTCTGTGGCATGCTGAAAATATGAATTGGGTGGATCATCCATGCTATGGAGTATGAACTACAGATCCGTGGAGGAAACAAGCCAGCCAGAGACATATCGGTTGTCACCTAGTGAAGTGAAACAGCTTCTGTTGGGTATTCTGCAGCCTCAACGGAATGGAAGATGTTGGCTGAACAGGTGTCAGATCGATGGGTCTTTGAATAGAACCCCCCCTGAGTTCTATGACCGAGTGTGGCAGATCCTGGAACACACACCCAATGGAATCATTGTAGCCAGAAGGCATTTGCCCCAGCAACCAACCCTGTCAGATATGACCATGTATGAGATGAATTTCTCTCTCCTTGTTAAAGACATCTTGGGAAATATTGACCAGCCAAAGTACAGACAGGTAGTTGTGGAGTTACTAATGGTTGTATCCATTGTACTGGAAAGAAACCCTGAGCTAGAATTTCAAGACAAAGTAGATCTAGACAAACTGGTGAAAGAAGCATTTCATGAATTTCAAAAAGATGAGAGTCAACTAAAAGAAGTTGAAAAACAAGATGACATGACTTCCTTTTACAGTACTCCCCTCcctgggaaaaaaaggaacatgcAGCTATTTGACAAAGGTCGTGATGAATTTGCTGCTGGAAGGAGAAGTCAAGCCAAGCAATGATGACCCATGTCTGGTTAGCTAGTGAGGAAAGTGTTAGAGACTCTGTTGAGGCAGGTTTTCCAGAAGTGTGTTAAGTTTGTGTTGAAGCTTAATCAAGGCAGCCATTTATGTGTGGGCTGATCATGCTGGTGAGTGGTTGCCACACCCTTGGCAGAGTTATTGGACCTCTTGCATGCCATAAGCAATCTGATGGTAAGAACTGCTTATAATCAAGTGAAAATAAGTTCTCATGATTATGCCCACTACAATAATAATCTTTACTGAACAATAGTAATTGTTTATGAATTGAAA
This window of the Mesoplodon densirostris isolate mMesDen1 chromosome 3, mMesDen1 primary haplotype, whole genome shotgun sequence genome carries:
- the LOC132486726 gene encoding LOW QUALITY PROTEIN: phosphorylase b kinase regulatory subunit beta-like (The sequence of the model RefSeq protein was modified relative to this genomic sequence to represent the inferred CDS: inserted 2 bases in 1 codon; deleted 1 base in 1 codon; substituted 3 bases at 3 genomic stop codons); its protein translation is MPFRYLGKSSPSTESIKCKTSERRVDLANTMPKRPAWLEQRDEGENSRSKGHSGSGLDFRVKIHAVSPRIKGVFEEKEYKMSRIEFMETPSFSGSRDAYGKKSSLVGKLSDTEAKQVDQGFEIRLELTPLALLVLRPLDKGSITSVVFLLRKHELTLVPRKHQMDLGLQASRSKGLFLTSLSGYPVIPKYYSVPADFVEYEKRNPGSQKRFPSNCARDGKLFLWGQALYVIVKLLADELISPKDIDPVQRYVPLQNQLNVSMRLSNQGPLENDLVVYAALIAEGQRLQVFLNTYGIQTQTPQQVEPIXIWAQQELVKAYFHLGINEKLGLCGRPDRPIGCLGTSKIYCILGKTVVCYPIIFDLSDFYMSQDVLLLIDDIKNALQFIKQYWKMHGHPLFLVLIREDNIRGSRFNPILDILAAFKKGVVGGVKVHIDCLQTLISGAVVEQLFLRISDTEELPEFKSFEELEVPKHSKVKXQSSTSNAPEQEQQPDVTITEWKNKPTHEILQKLNGCSCLASQAILLGILLKREGPNFITKEGTVSDHIERVYRRAGSKKRWSVVHHTASLLSKLVDSLAPSITNGSPFTNVLVQGKQVTLGAFGHEEEVISNPLSPRVIKNIIHYKCNTHDEREAVIQQELIIHIGWIISNNPELFCGMLKIXIGWIIHAMEYELQIRGGNKPARDXYRLSPSEVKQLLLGILQPQRNGRCWLNRCQIDGSLNRTPPEFYDRVWQILEHTPNGIIVARRHLPQQPTLSDMTMYEMNFSLLVKDILGNIDQPKYRQVVVELLMVVSIVLERNPELEFQDKVDLDKLVKEAFHEFQKDESQLKEVEKQDDMTSFYSTPSLGKKGTCSYLTKVVMNLLLEGEVKPSNDDPCLVS